A genomic region of Jeotgalibaca ciconiae contains the following coding sequences:
- the pepA gene encoding glutamyl aminopeptidase — MNDKTFQLIKDLTEIQGTSGNERNVRNYMREKMEPLVDYIETDGLGGIFGVRESKEAGAPRIMVAAHMDEVGFMVSQITSNGLLKVVPLGGWNPYVVSAQRFTLQTREQDIPVISSSVPPHLLRGGADKADVKVEDILFDAGFDSEEEALEFGVRPGDAIVPQVETIWTANKKKIISKAWDNRYGNTVVIEALEALKDETLPNTFIAGGNVQEEVGLRGTKGAVHQLQPDLFFAVDCSPANDLQSKKGTFGHLGEGFLLRLQDPGMITLRGMREFLLDTAETHHIPYQYFVSKGGTDAGAAHQMNNGIPSAVIGVCARYIHTHQTMFHIDDYEAAKEMVIQVAKTLDKSTYETIMKRN; from the coding sequence ATGAATGATAAGACCTTTCAATTGATTAAAGATTTAACTGAAATACAAGGGACGAGCGGGAATGAACGCAACGTCCGTAATTATATGCGTGAAAAAATGGAACCACTTGTGGATTATATTGAAACAGATGGTTTGGGCGGTATTTTTGGCGTGCGTGAAAGCAAAGAAGCGGGCGCGCCTCGAATCATGGTAGCCGCTCATATGGATGAAGTTGGTTTCATGGTTTCTCAGATTACGAGCAATGGTTTATTAAAAGTCGTTCCCTTAGGCGGCTGGAATCCGTATGTGGTGTCTGCACAACGATTCACTTTACAAACAAGAGAACAAGATATACCGGTTATCTCTTCTTCAGTACCCCCTCATTTATTGCGTGGAGGTGCCGATAAAGCGGACGTAAAAGTAGAAGATATTCTATTTGATGCTGGTTTTGATTCAGAAGAAGAAGCATTGGAATTTGGTGTTCGCCCGGGCGACGCAATTGTTCCACAAGTAGAAACCATTTGGACAGCGAATAAAAAGAAAATTATTTCAAAAGCTTGGGATAATCGCTATGGAAATACGGTTGTAATAGAAGCGTTAGAAGCTTTAAAAGATGAAACATTGCCTAACACTTTTATTGCAGGTGGGAATGTTCAAGAAGAAGTAGGGTTGCGAGGTACAAAAGGTGCTGTTCATCAATTGCAGCCAGATCTATTCTTCGCAGTGGATTGTTCACCGGCAAACGATTTACAATCGAAAAAAGGTACCTTTGGTCATTTAGGAGAAGGATTCTTGCTGCGTCTACAAGATCCAGGAATGATTACACTTCGCGGCATGCGTGAATTCTTGTTGGATACAGCTGAGACACATCATATTCCTTATCAATACTTTGTATCAAAAGGAGGAACAGATGCGGGAGCTGCTCATCAAATGAATAACGGAATTCCGAGTGCTGTCATTGGTGTTTGTGCACGGTATATCCATACCCACCAAACAATGTTCCATATTGACGATTATGAAGCTGCCAAAGAAATGGTTATTCAAGTGGCAAAGACATTGGATAAGAGTACCTATGAAACGATTATGAAAAGAAACTAA
- a CDS encoding thioredoxin family protein: MKLLTNTEEAAKLKQEERVVFMFTTTWCGDCTFIKPFIPEIEKNFPEFTFIEVDRDQHLDFAEELSIMGIPSFVAYHNNDIVGRFISKDRKTQEQIEDFLKEVNETIAN, encoded by the coding sequence ATGAAATTATTAACAAATACAGAAGAAGCAGCAAAGCTGAAACAAGAAGAACGCGTTGTTTTTATGTTTACAACTACTTGGTGTGGAGATTGTACATTCATCAAACCATTTATCCCAGAAATTGAAAAGAACTTTCCAGAATTTACTTTTATAGAAGTAGACCGTGATCAACATTTGGATTTTGCGGAAGAATTATCCATTATGGGAATTCCAAGTTTTGTTGCATATCATAACAATGATATTGTGGGCCGCTTTATTTCGAAGGATCGCAAAACACAAGAGCAAATCGAAGATTTTCTAAAAGAAGTAAATGAGACAATTGCAAATTAA
- the trmB gene encoding tRNA (guanosine(46)-N7)-methyltransferase TrmB yields MRVRNKPWAAEKLAAHPNYVVTNPTELKGKWNEHFEKNQPIHIEVGSGKGQFIVGMAKMHPDINFIGIELQTSVAVMALDKILEAELPNVKLLNTDGGLISDYFEAGEIDRVFLNFSDPWPKTKHEKRRLTHRSFLENYQTILKPKGEVHFKTDNQGLFEYSLASFSQFGMVLDQIWLDLHASDFEGNVRTEYEEKFSAKGQPIYRVEAHFVN; encoded by the coding sequence ATGAGAGTAAGAAATAAACCGTGGGCTGCAGAAAAATTGGCAGCTCATCCGAATTATGTCGTAACAAATCCAACAGAATTAAAAGGAAAATGGAATGAACATTTTGAAAAGAACCAACCGATCCATATCGAAGTTGGTTCTGGAAAAGGTCAGTTTATTGTCGGAATGGCAAAAATGCATCCGGATATAAATTTTATTGGTATCGAACTGCAAACGAGTGTTGCTGTGATGGCATTGGATAAAATTTTGGAAGCTGAATTACCAAATGTGAAACTGTTGAATACAGACGGTGGATTAATTTCTGATTATTTTGAAGCTGGGGAAATTGATCGAGTTTTCTTGAATTTTTCAGATCCGTGGCCAAAAACGAAGCATGAGAAAAGAAGGTTAACGCACCGCTCTTTCTTGGAGAATTATCAAACGATATTAAAGCCAAAAGGTGAAGTGCATTTTAAAACGGACAATCAAGGTTTGTTTGAATATTCGTTAGCCAGTTTTTCACAGTTTGGTATGGTTCTGGATCAAATATGGCTTGACTTGCATGCATCTGATTTTGAAGGAAATGTAAGGACAGAATACGAAGAAAAGTTTTCTGCAAAAGGACAGCCCATTTATCGAGTAGAAGCTCATTTTGTAAATTAA
- a CDS encoding ABC transporter permease, with translation MSFEELLSKRRKKYFSKLSRYSKYVFNDHFVIVLFFLLGALAYQYSEVLKTLTSENVLGRFIWVVVLTFALFFGKLMTLAERADQVFLAVKEIQWQQYIKNAKRMSMWLPGVFLLLLTGMAMPILIIAGRGQSLEFVFIAAMLLLLKWFHFGIEELTLRSGTGPIVRILKHGFFLASFLLLLIAFFVHSGISLVGAAVLTIAFDRWLVYSALKEYALLDWEKLIQSEEKRVSKINRLINLFTDVPIVKNKVKRRKYLDRLINRVAGKENPYQYLYTRMFMRGADYLGLFIRLSVIGIAILTFSTISYLSLLINVLFLFITSFQMIPFYYELDENILTQLYPQPITKKRSGFKKLLSQLLGIDSVLLALATMAGSGILTGLAALGLNILFSIFFILFYLDKRTTKQDRFVH, from the coding sequence ATGAGTTTTGAAGAATTGCTTTCCAAACGTCGAAAAAAATACTTTAGTAAATTAAGTCGGTATTCCAAGTATGTTTTTAACGACCATTTTGTCATCGTACTGTTTTTTTTACTAGGAGCATTAGCGTATCAATATTCAGAAGTATTAAAAACATTGACTAGTGAAAATGTTTTGGGACGTTTTATATGGGTAGTGGTTTTAACGTTTGCGCTTTTCTTTGGGAAATTAATGACCCTCGCTGAAAGAGCTGATCAAGTTTTTTTAGCGGTAAAAGAAATTCAATGGCAGCAGTATATTAAAAACGCAAAAAGAATGAGTATGTGGCTTCCTGGAGTGTTTTTATTATTGTTGACGGGAATGGCAATGCCAATTTTAATCATTGCGGGAAGAGGTCAATCGCTTGAGTTTGTTTTTATCGCTGCAATGTTGCTGCTCTTAAAGTGGTTTCATTTTGGAATCGAGGAACTTACGTTGCGAAGTGGAACAGGACCGATTGTGAGAATTCTCAAACATGGTTTTTTCCTGGCAAGCTTTTTGTTGTTACTGATAGCTTTTTTTGTACACAGCGGTATATCCCTTGTTGGAGCGGCTGTACTTACCATTGCCTTTGATAGATGGCTCGTATACAGTGCTTTAAAAGAGTATGCCTTGTTGGATTGGGAAAAGCTTATTCAATCGGAAGAGAAACGTGTTTCGAAAATCAATCGTTTGATTAACTTATTTACAGATGTTCCAATTGTAAAAAATAAGGTGAAACGCAGAAAATATTTAGACCGTTTGATTAATAGGGTGGCGGGGAAAGAAAATCCTTATCAATATCTATACACCAGGATGTTTATGCGCGGTGCAGACTATTTAGGTTTATTTATTCGTTTGTCAGTCATTGGAATCGCTATTTTAACTTTTTCAACAATCAGCTATTTAAGTTTACTGATAAATGTGTTATTTTTATTTATCACGAGTTTTCAAATGATTCCTTTTTATTATGAATTAGATGAAAATATTTTAACGCAATTATATCCACAACCCATAACAAAAAAACGTTCCGGCTTTAAAAAGTTACTTAGCCAATTATTAGGGATTGATAGTGTGCTATTGGCTCTTGCAACGATGGCAGGATCCGGTATTTTAACTGGACTTGCTGCACTTGGATTAAATATTCTATTTTCCATCTTTTTTATCTTGTTTTATTTAGATAAAAGAACGACAAAACAGGATAGATTTGTTCATTAA
- a CDS encoding phosphotransferase family protein: MDYKMDSGWKLHPIGGDTGHAYMGVRAEEKVFLKRNSSPFLAALSVEGITPRLIWTKRIGNGDVMTAQEWLNGRVLYGEEMQSDEILSLLQKIHYSEHLLNMLRKVKGQVYDPEMFILDYLAELEEDLRTNTFLNQVVSYLERTLHYVKGAKYAVCHGDLNRKNFILTNDDRLYLVDWEMVKIADPISDISMILVKYVNPEDWDGWLNRYGIIQTEEVKMSLEWYSLMNRLILAKRYHTAGENIKMNQQILFMKEAFENRLHK; the protein is encoded by the coding sequence ATGGACTATAAGATGGATTCGGGGTGGAAACTTCATCCCATTGGAGGAGATACGGGACATGCATACATGGGTGTACGTGCGGAAGAGAAGGTATTCTTGAAGCGCAATTCGTCACCTTTTTTAGCTGCGCTCTCGGTTGAAGGAATAACACCGCGTCTCATTTGGACGAAGCGAATCGGCAATGGAGATGTCATGACTGCCCAAGAATGGTTGAATGGAAGAGTACTGTATGGTGAAGAAATGCAGTCTGATGAAATTCTTTCTTTGTTACAAAAAATTCATTATTCAGAACATTTACTGAATATGCTTCGAAAAGTAAAAGGCCAAGTGTATGATCCTGAGATGTTCATACTTGATTATCTTGCCGAATTAGAGGAAGATTTGCGGACAAACACATTTCTGAATCAAGTCGTGTCTTATTTAGAGCGGACGCTTCATTATGTCAAAGGCGCGAAATATGCAGTCTGCCATGGCGATTTGAATCGCAAGAATTTTATTTTGACGAACGATGATCGCTTGTACTTGGTTGATTGGGAAATGGTGAAAATTGCTGATCCTATCTCGGATATCAGTATGATTCTTGTCAAATATGTGAATCCAGAGGACTGGGATGGCTGGTTAAATCGTTATGGAATTATTCAAACAGAAGAAGTCAAGATGAGTTTGGAATGGTATAGTTTGATGAATCGCTTGATTTTAGCAAAACGCTACCACACCGCTGGAGAAAACATCAAGATGAACCAACAGATTTTATTTATGAAAGAAGCATTCGAAAATAGACTGCACAAATAA
- a CDS encoding PepSY domain-containing protein has protein sequence MLFRKQNFYDKNKEAIIAGVLFGSGLVIGSSLTALFLGKKKKVNGDRILDSVKKMFLADGPIEGSWIELHPVPLTRFSSETDVYYGGISRKENDELIQYEFMADAYTGTILDIYKL, from the coding sequence ATGCTTTTTAGAAAACAAAATTTTTACGACAAAAATAAAGAAGCCATTATCGCTGGCGTTCTGTTTGGATCAGGTCTTGTAATCGGTTCATCTCTTACCGCTTTATTTTTGGGCAAAAAGAAAAAAGTAAACGGCGACCGGATACTTGATAGTGTTAAAAAAATGTTTCTTGCAGATGGACCAATCGAAGGCTCCTGGATTGAGTTACACCCTGTTCCACTTACCCGCTTTTCATCTGAAACAGATGTGTATTACGGAGGAATTTCTCGTAAAGAAAATGATGAATTAATCCAATATGAATTTATGGCAGATGCTTACACAGGTACGATCTTGGATATCTATAAACTTTAA
- a CDS encoding HIT family protein, whose translation MSDCIFCKIINKEIPSYTVYEDNDILAFLDISQVTKGHTLVIPKRHVENIFEYDAELAATVFAKIPEIANAVKKHDTAIKGMNILNNNGKFAHQSVFHSHIHLIPRYEDEAIDGFGLKWNTHEDDYSPETFNELTKSIKAGLEEIK comes from the coding sequence ATGTCAGATTGTATTTTTTGCAAAATCATCAATAAAGAAATTCCAAGCTATACGGTTTATGAAGATAATGATATTCTAGCATTTCTGGATATTTCTCAAGTAACAAAAGGACACACACTTGTAATTCCAAAAAGACATGTGGAGAATATCTTTGAATACGATGCGGAGTTGGCTGCTACAGTGTTTGCAAAAATACCCGAAATTGCAAATGCGGTCAAAAAACATGATACCGCCATCAAAGGAATGAATATTTTAAACAACAATGGAAAATTCGCCCATCAATCGGTCTTCCATTCACACATCCATTTAATTCCACGTTATGAAGACGAAGCGATTGATGGTTTCGGATTGAAATGGAATACGCATGAAGATGACTATTCGCCAGAAACATTTAACGAACTTACCAAATCAATCAAAGCTGGATTGGAGGAAATAAAATGA
- a CDS encoding ABC transporter ATP-binding protein, which yields MTLELKDITGGYTAVPVIKNVSISVAPGELTGLIGLNGAGKSTTIKHIIGLMTPFSGTVAIEEKKLKDDPEGYRKLFAFVPESPVLYEELTLREHIEVTAMAYGIPKKEAFQKADRYVKAFRLEEKMEWFPAYFSKGMKQKVMLVCAFMLDVPLYVIDEPFLGLDPLGIHTFLEIIQEKKAQGAAILMSTHVLSSAERECDNFVLLHEGEVKVAGTLNDLQTEMSMPDATLDELYIQLTKEGNQL from the coding sequence ATGACACTTGAATTAAAAGATATTACAGGAGGCTACACGGCTGTTCCTGTTATTAAAAATGTATCCATTTCTGTTGCGCCAGGAGAGCTTACAGGACTCATTGGGTTAAATGGGGCAGGAAAAAGCACCACGATTAAACATATTATTGGTTTGATGACACCATTTTCTGGAACAGTCGCAATTGAAGAAAAAAAATTAAAAGATGATCCGGAAGGGTATCGAAAACTGTTTGCTTTCGTTCCGGAATCACCTGTGTTGTATGAAGAGTTGACATTGCGTGAACATATTGAAGTAACCGCAATGGCTTATGGTATTCCAAAAAAAGAAGCTTTTCAAAAGGCTGATCGATATGTCAAAGCTTTTCGTTTGGAAGAAAAAATGGAATGGTTTCCTGCTTATTTTTCCAAAGGGATGAAGCAGAAAGTAATGCTGGTATGTGCCTTCATGCTGGATGTTCCCTTGTATGTAATTGATGAACCATTTTTAGGGTTGGATCCTTTGGGAATTCACACCTTTTTAGAAATTATTCAAGAAAAGAAAGCACAGGGGGCTGCTATTTTAATGTCGACACATGTACTCAGCTCAGCGGAACGCGAGTGTGATAATTTTGTATTGTTGCATGAAGGAGAAGTAAAAGTAGCCGGTACCCTGAATGATTTACAAACAGAAATGAGTATGCCTGATGCAACTCTTGACGAATTGTATATTCAATTGACAAAAGAGGGGAACCAATTATGA
- a CDS encoding peptidylprolyl isomerase, whose translation MKKFTASAITLLATLTLAGCSSSSEDVATIGDNGSVSKEEFYEAMKSSVGENTLQRLILTEVLENEVGKNDYKSQAEAEVLATMESVGGQETFLGLIQQMGFATQEEYTSQIHLNLLMDDALRDRTSFTDEEVQAYYDTYEPNITASHILVEDEDLAKDLIKQINEGADFAELAAENSTDGTAQNGGSLGSFGKGQMVAEFEEAAFALEEGEMSQTPVKTEHGYHIILVTEKPEKGTFEEEEENVKELMINEKLSDSAYLDEVMTTIMKDADINIKDADLKNAMDAFLGETEEVEESTEEDAATEESATEESATEESAETESAETESAE comes from the coding sequence ATGAAAAAATTTACAGCATCAGCAATCACATTGCTAGCAACGCTTACTTTAGCAGGGTGTTCATCATCGAGCGAAGATGTAGCAACAATCGGAGATAACGGCTCTGTTTCAAAAGAAGAATTTTATGAAGCAATGAAATCTTCTGTGGGAGAAAATACTTTACAACGATTAATCTTAACAGAAGTATTGGAAAATGAAGTTGGCAAAAATGACTACAAATCCCAAGCTGAGGCAGAAGTTTTAGCAACAATGGAGTCTGTTGGCGGCCAAGAAACTTTCTTGGGATTAATCCAACAAATGGGCTTTGCAACTCAAGAAGAGTATACAAGTCAAATTCACTTGAATTTATTAATGGATGACGCGCTTAGAGATAGAACCAGCTTCACTGATGAAGAAGTACAAGCTTACTACGATACCTACGAACCAAACATCACCGCTTCTCACATTTTGGTAGAAGATGAGGATCTTGCTAAAGACCTGATTAAACAAATTAATGAAGGAGCAGATTTTGCTGAATTAGCTGCAGAGAATTCAACTGATGGCACTGCTCAAAATGGTGGATCTTTAGGTTCATTCGGAAAAGGACAAATGGTTGCTGAGTTTGAAGAAGCTGCATTTGCTTTAGAAGAAGGCGAAATGTCACAAACTCCTGTTAAAACGGAACATGGCTACCATATTATTCTAGTTACTGAAAAACCTGAAAAAGGTACTTTTGAAGAAGAAGAAGAAAACGTTAAAGAGTTAATGATAAACGAAAAATTATCAGATTCTGCATACTTGGATGAAGTTATGACAACGATCATGAAGGATGCTGATATCAATATCAAGGATGCGGATTTGAAAAATGCAATGGATGCTTTCTTGGGAGAGACAGAAGAAGTAGAAGAATCTACTGAAGAAGACGCTGCTACAGAAGAATCTGCAACGGAGGAATCTGCTACAGAAGAGTCAGCTGAAACTGAATCAGCAGAAACTGAATCAGCAGAATAA
- a CDS encoding YtxH domain-containing protein, translating to MKNFAQGLLFGTIVGGLIGLLNTPHNGEENRRRLQAYINENTNSVNDLTEDLQRLQQSVSRLSNEGMMVMDTFTKEVTESVEDFSQKNQPRIRRITDQVSNLTDTIEKETAKLQK from the coding sequence ATGAAAAACTTTGCACAAGGTCTCTTATTTGGAACCATCGTTGGCGGACTCATTGGACTATTGAACACACCTCACAACGGTGAAGAAAATCGCCGTCGCCTGCAAGCATATATCAATGAAAATACGAACTCTGTAAATGACTTGACAGAAGATTTGCAACGCCTTCAACAATCGGTTTCCCGTCTTTCAAATGAAGGGATGATGGTAATGGATACTTTCACAAAAGAAGTAACCGAGTCCGTTGAAGACTTTTCACAGAAAAACCAACCTAGAATTAGAAGGATTACGGATCAAGTCTCAAACTTAACCGATACAATTGAAAAAGAAACAGCCAAACTGCAAAAATAA